In Aegilops tauschii subsp. strangulata cultivar AL8/78 chromosome 3, Aet v6.0, whole genome shotgun sequence, one genomic interval encodes:
- the LOC109768927 gene encoding pleckstrin homology domain-containing protein 1-like — protein MAASLWREAMGAGAPAADADFLDYIEFWHQPECAGWLDQQGEHTKTWRRRWFVLKQGMLFWFKDSAVDHASVPRGVIFLASCLAVKGAEGVLDRKFAFELSTPGETMYFAAGSEKQKEEWINSIVLPLAAPAGTTWDEIFHMVDTLREGFGAGGLDPFVGE, from the coding sequence ATGGCGGCGAGCCTGTGGCGAGAGGCGATGggcgccggcgcaccggccgCGGACGCGGACTTCCTGGACTACATCGAGTTCTGGCACCAGCCCGAGTGCGCGGGGTGGCTGGACCAGCAGGGGGAGCACACCAagacgtggcggcggcggtggttcgTGCTCAAGCAGGGGATGCTCTTCTGGTTCAAGGACTCGGCCGTCGACCACGCGTCCGTGCCCCGCGGCGTCATCTTCCTCGCCTCCTGCCTCGCCGTCAAGGGCGCCGAGGGCGTGCTCGACCGCAAGTTCGCCTTCGAGCTCTCCACCCCGGGCGAGACCATGTACTTCGCCGCCGGCTCCGAGAAGCAGAAGGAGGAGTGGATCAACTCCATTGTCCTCCCACTCGCCGCTCCTGCAGGGACCACATGGGATGAAATTTTTCACATGGTGGACACGCTGCGCGAAGGGTTTGGAGCAGGAGGTTTAGATCCTTTTGTGGGAGAGTAG
- the LOC109768924 gene encoding pleckstrin homology domain-containing protein 1 — protein MAASLWRAVMGTGAPPADATDGVEFWREPERGGWLDKQGEYIKTWRRRWFVLKQGKLFWFKDSTVTRASVPRGVIAVASCLTVKGAEDVLNRKFAFELSTPGETMYFVADSDKEKEDWINSIGRSIVQHSRSMTDDEIVDYDSGRPAAGGKS, from the coding sequence ATGGCGGCGAGCCTGTGGCGAGCGGTGATGGGCACCGGCGCCCCGCCCGCGGACGCCACGGACGGCGTCGAGTTCTGGCGCGAGCCGGAGCGCGGCGGGTGGCTGGACAAGCAGGGCGAGTACATCAagacgtggcggcggcggtggttcgTGCTCAAGCAGGGGAAGCTCTTCTGGTTCAAGGACTCGACCGTCACGCGCGCCTCCGTGCCCCGCGGCGTCATCGCCGTCGCCTCCTGCCTCACCGTCAAGGGCGCCGAGGACGTGCTCAACCGCAAGTTCGCCTTCGAGCTCTCCACCCCGGGCGAGACCATGTACTTCGTCGCCGACTCCGACAAGGAGAAGGAAGACTGGATCAACTCCATCGGCCGCTCCATTGTCCAGCACTCCCGGTCCATGACCGACGACGAGATCGTCGACTACGACAGCGGCCGCCCCGCGGCCGGCGGCAAATCATAG
- the LOC109768923 gene encoding ABC transporter B family member 5 isoform X1, protein MGGRGREQGGERDDVNGGGEDGADDGHERRPAAARVPLYRMFAFADRTDSALMAVGAATAVANGMAQPLMTFIFGDVIDAFGSAASSRDVLHRVTKVIINFVYLGIGAGLASTLQVSCWTITGERQAARIRAMYLKAILRQDIAFFDKEMSTGQVVERMSGDTFLIQDAIGEKVGKIIQLLSTFFGGFVVAFVRGWLLTLVMLSSIPPVAVAGAIVLRMMTTLSTKMQAKYGDAGDIVEQTIGTIRTVVSFNGEKQAITTYNKFIRKAYESARREGAVSGLGVGSIMAILFCSYGLAVWYGSKLIVDRGYNGGIVITIIMSVMVGAMSLGQAAPSITAFAQGQGAAYRMFKTIERQPCIDVYNTTGIILEDIKGDVELKDVYFSYPTRPEHLVFDGFSLRVPSGTTMALVGVSGSGKSTVVSLVERFYDPQSGEVLIDGVDIRRMTLGWIRGKIGLVSQEPVLFSSTIRENISYGKDGLNLEEIRRAIELANAANFIDKLPNGLETMVGERGIQLSGGQKQRIAIARAIIKNPRILLLDEATSALDMESERIVQEALDRVMLERTTIIVAHRLSTVKNADVISVLQHGKIVEQGSHVQLVNKPEGAYSQLIHLQETLQVAEAPNVDPDAIMENSFGSRSFTRKPRSQGSSFRRSNSKGSSFGHSGTHPYPAPCDPMEFNNDQDLEESTDKISSDRKKAPIGRLFYLNKPEALVLALGSIAAAMHGAILPVYGILISSAIKTFYEPPAELLKDSRFWASMFAMLGACALVLIPIEYFLFGLAGGKLVERIRSLTFRSVMHQDINWFDKPEHSSGAIGARLSTDALNVKRLVGENLALNVQTISTIIVGFTIAMVANWKLALIITVVVPLVGFQAYAQMKFLKGLNKNAKLKYEEASQVATDAVGGIRTVASFCAEQKVMDAYEKKCESPTRQGVREGVVGGLGFGFSFLVFYLTYALCFYVGAKFVREGTATFPEVFRVFFVLVLAATGISRTSAVGADSTKASESAISVFEILDRKSKIDSSSEEGMVVANLRGDIEFQNVCFSYPLRPNVQIFTDLSLSIPSGKTAALVGESGSGKSTAIALLERFYDPSSGRILLDGVELPTLKVSWLRLQIGLVAQEPVLFNDTIRANIAYGKQGEASEEEIVAAAEAANAHQFISGLPDGYNTVVGERGIQLSGGQKQRVAIARAVVKDPKVLLLDEATSALDAESERVVQEALDRVMVGRTTVVVAHRLSTVRGADIISVVKNGMIVEKGRHEELMRIKDGTYASLVELSSTSR, encoded by the exons atgggagggagggggagggagcaAGGCGGGGAGAGGGACGACGTCAACGGCGGGGGAGAGGACGGAGCTGACGACGGACATGAGAGGAGGCCCGCGGCGGCGCGCGTGCCGCTCTACCGGATGTTCGCCTTCGCGGACAGGACGGACTCGGCGCTCATGGCGGTGGGCGCGGCCACGGCGGTGGCCAACGGGATGGCGCAGCCGCTCATGACCTTCATCTTCGGCGACGTCATCGACGCCTTCGGCTCCGCCGCCTCGTCGCGGGACGTCCTGCACAGGGtcaccaag GTGATCATTAACTTTGTTTATCTTGGTATTGGAGCAGGACTTGCTTCAACACTTC AGGTATCATGCTGGACAATTACTGGAGAAAGACAGGCAGCACGAATCAGAGCTATGTATCTCAAGGCGATTCTCAGACAGGACATTGCTTTTTTTGACAAGGAAATGAGCACTGGACAAGTTGTTGAGAGGATGTCTGGGGACACATTCCTCATTCAAGATGCCATTGGAGAAAAG GTTGGCAAGATCATACAGCTCCTTTCTACCTTTTTTGGAGGCTTCGTTGTTGCATTTGTGAGAGGATGGCTCTTGACACTTGTTATGCTCTCAAGCATCCCTCCAGTAGCCGTGGCTGGTGCTATTGTGTTAAGGATGATGACAACGTTGTCCACTAAAATGCAAGCAAAATATGGTGATGCTGGAGACATTGTTGAGCAAACTATTGGGACCATTCGAACG GTTGTCTCATTCAATGGTGAGAAGCAAGCTATAACAACATATAACAAGTTCATAAGAAAAGCATATGAGTCTGCTCGTCGAGAAGGTGCTGTCAGTGGCCTTGGAGTGGGTTCAATAATGGCAATCTTGTTTTGCAGCTATGGGTTGGCAGTTTGGTATGGATCTAAATTGATAGTCGACCGAGGATATAATGGTGGCATAGTTATTACTATTATAATGTCCGTCATGGTTGGCGCAAT GTCCTTAGGTCAGGCAGCACCATCAATAACAGCTTTTGCACAAGGTCAAGGAGCAGCATATAGAATGTTCAAGACAATTGAAAGACAACCATGTATTGATGTATATAACACCACAGGTATCATATTGGAAGACATCAAGGGTGATGTTGAACTGAAGGATGTCTACTTCAGCTATCCTACCAGGCCTGAACATTTGGTATTTGATGGATTCTCCTTACGGGTACCAAGTGGAACTACAATGGCACTAGTTGGAGTGAGCGGTAGTGGAAAGTCAACTGTGGTCAGTTTGGTGGAGAGATTCTATGATCCACAGTCTGGGGAAGTCTTGATAGATGGAGTTGACATTAGAAGAATGACTCTTGGGTGGATAAGAGGAAAAATCGGTCTCGTCAGCCAAGAACCAGTGTTGTTCTCGAGTACGATCAGGGAAAATATTTCCTATGGGAAGGATGGTCTTAATCTCGAAGAGATCAGAAGAGCAATCGAGCTTGCAAATGCAGCAAACTTCATTGATAAACTGCCAAAT GGTCTTGAGACAATGGTTGGGGAACGTGGGATTCAGCTGTCTGGAGGGCAGAAGCAAAGAATAGCAATTGCTAGAGCGATTATAAAAAACCCTAGGATATTGCTACTTGATGAAGCAACCAGCGCGCTGGATATGGAATCTGAGAGGATAGTTCAAGAAGCTTTGGATAGGGTAATGTTAGAAAGGACTACAATTATTGTTGCGCATCGCCTAAGCACAGTAAAGAACGCTGATGTCATATCCGTCCTACAACACGGGAAGATTGTGGAACAAG GTTCACATGTACAACTGGTGAACAAACCTGAAGGTGCATACTCTCAGCTGATTCATCTGCAAGAGACTCTGCAGGTAGCAGAAGCCCCTAACGTCGATCCTGATGCAATAATGGAAAACAGTTTTGGCTCTAGGTCGTTCACAAGGAAACCAAGAAGCCAAGGCAGCTCCTTTAGGAGATCAAACAGTAAAGGCTCCTCTTTTGGGCACAGTGGTACACATCCTTACCCTGCTCCATGTGATCCCATGGAATTCAACAATGATCAAGACCTAGAGGAGAGTACAGATAAAATATCTAGTGACAGGAAGAAAGCTCCAATCGGCCGACTCTTTTATCTGAACAAACCAGAGGCTCTTGTTCTTGCTCTTGGTTCGATTGCTGCTGCAATGCATGGGGCCATTTTGCCTGTATATGGCATATTGATTTCAAGTGCAATAAAGACGTTTTATGAGCCGCCAGCGGAACTACTCAAGGACTCGAGGTTCTGGGCAAGCATGTTTGCCATGCTGGGTGCTTGTGCACTTGTTCTGATTCCAATAGAGTACTTCTTGTTTGGATTAGCAGGTGGGAAGCTTGTGGAGCGCATACGGTCGCTGACATTCCGAAGTGTCATGCACCAGGACATCAACTGGTTTGATAAACCTGAACACTCTAG TGGAGCAATAGGTGCAAGGCTATCGACTGATGCTCTGAACGTGAAGCGGCTTGTTGGAGAAAATTTAGCACTTAATGTCCAGACTATATCGACCATCATAGTAGGTTTCACAATAGCTATGGTGGCAAACTGGAAGCTGGCATTGATTATCACAGTGGTGGTTCCATTGGTGGGTTTCCAAGCCTATGCTCAAATGAAGTTCCTGAAAGGTCTCAATAAAAACGCAAAG TTAAAGTACGAGGAAGCAAGTCAAGTAGCAACCGACGCCGTTGGAGGAATCAGAACTGTGGCGTCATTTTGCGCAGAGCAGAAGGTGATGGATGCCTATGAAAAGAAATGTGAATCTCCAACAAGGCAGGGAGTGAGGGAAGGTGTTGTTGGTGGCTTGGGATTTGGGTTTTCATTCCTTGTGTTCTACCTTACTTATGCTCTCTGCTTCTACGTCGGTGCAAAGTTTGTTCGTGAAGGAACAGCAACATTTCCTGAAGTGTTTCGG GTCTTCTTCGTATTAGTTTTGGCGGCTACTGGGATCTCACGAACAAGCGCAGTAGGTGCAGATAGCACCAAGGCTAGTGAATCGGCCATCTCTGTGTTCGAAATTCTTGACCGTAAGTCCAAGATAGATTCCAGCAGCGAGGAAGGCATGGTGGTTGCAAATCTCAGGGGTGACATTGAGTTCCAGAATGTGTGCTTCAGTTACCCCTTACGCCCAAATGTTCAAATATTCACTGATCTGTCCTTGAGCATTCCTTCTGGAAAG ACGGCTGCCCTTGTTGGAGAGAGTGGAAGTGGCAAGTCCACTGCCATTGCGCTGCTCGAGAGGTTCTACGACCCGAGTTCAGGCAGGATCCTTTTGGACGGCGTGGAGCTTCCGACCCTCAAAGTCAGCTGGCTTCGGCTGCAGATCGGTCTCGTGGCGCAGGAGCCGGTGCTGTTCAACGACACCATCCGCGCCAACATAGCCTACGGGAAGCAAGGGGAGGCTTCCGAGGAAGAGAtcgtcgccgccgccgaagcGGCCAATGCACACCAGTTCATCTCTGGGCTGCCTGACGGGTACAACACCGTCGTTGGCGAGAGGGGGATCCAGCTGTCCGGCGGGCAGAAGCAGCGGGTGGCCATCGCGAGGGCCGTTGTCAAGGACCCCAAGGTGCTCCTGCTGGACGAGGCGACGAGCGCTCTGGACGCGGAGTCAGAGCGCGTGGTGCAGGAGGCGCTGGACCGGGTGATGGTTGGGAGGACGACCGTGGTGGTGGCGCATCGCCTGTCGACTGTGAGAGGCGCCGACATTATCAGCGTGGTGAAAAACGGGATGATAGTGGAGAAAGGAAGGCATGAGGAACTGATGCGGATCAAGGATGGAACCTACGCTTCCCTTGTCGAGCTTAGCTCCACTTCAAGATAA
- the LOC109768923 gene encoding ABC transporter B family member 4 isoform X2 encodes MGERGGHVRAMSADKWGRGGGGGGANLRFVFDVLIEVSCWTITGERQAARIRAMYLKAILRQDIAFFDKEMSTGQVVERMSGDTFLIQDAIGEKVGKIIQLLSTFFGGFVVAFVRGWLLTLVMLSSIPPVAVAGAIVLRMMTTLSTKMQAKYGDAGDIVEQTIGTIRTVVSFNGEKQAITTYNKFIRKAYESARREGAVSGLGVGSIMAILFCSYGLAVWYGSKLIVDRGYNGGIVITIIMSVMVGAMSLGQAAPSITAFAQGQGAAYRMFKTIERQPCIDVYNTTGIILEDIKGDVELKDVYFSYPTRPEHLVFDGFSLRVPSGTTMALVGVSGSGKSTVVSLVERFYDPQSGEVLIDGVDIRRMTLGWIRGKIGLVSQEPVLFSSTIRENISYGKDGLNLEEIRRAIELANAANFIDKLPNGLETMVGERGIQLSGGQKQRIAIARAIIKNPRILLLDEATSALDMESERIVQEALDRVMLERTTIIVAHRLSTVKNADVISVLQHGKIVEQGSHVQLVNKPEGAYSQLIHLQETLQVAEAPNVDPDAIMENSFGSRSFTRKPRSQGSSFRRSNSKGSSFGHSGTHPYPAPCDPMEFNNDQDLEESTDKISSDRKKAPIGRLFYLNKPEALVLALGSIAAAMHGAILPVYGILISSAIKTFYEPPAELLKDSRFWASMFAMLGACALVLIPIEYFLFGLAGGKLVERIRSLTFRSVMHQDINWFDKPEHSSGAIGARLSTDALNVKRLVGENLALNVQTISTIIVGFTIAMVANWKLALIITVVVPLVGFQAYAQMKFLKGLNKNAKLKYEEASQVATDAVGGIRTVASFCAEQKVMDAYEKKCESPTRQGVREGVVGGLGFGFSFLVFYLTYALCFYVGAKFVREGTATFPEVFRVFFVLVLAATGISRTSAVGADSTKASESAISVFEILDRKSKIDSSSEEGMVVANLRGDIEFQNVCFSYPLRPNVQIFTDLSLSIPSGKTAALVGESGSGKSTAIALLERFYDPSSGRILLDGVELPTLKVSWLRLQIGLVAQEPVLFNDTIRANIAYGKQGEASEEEIVAAAEAANAHQFISGLPDGYNTVVGERGIQLSGGQKQRVAIARAVVKDPKVLLLDEATSALDAESERVVQEALDRVMVGRTTVVVAHRLSTVRGADIISVVKNGMIVEKGRHEELMRIKDGTYASLVELSSTSR; translated from the exons ATGGGGGAGAGGGGCGGACATGTCCGGGCAATGTCCGCAGACAAatgggggcgggggggggggggggggggggcaaattTGAGGTTTGTG TTTGATGTTTTGATAGAGGTATCATGCTGGACAATTACTGGAGAAAGACAGGCAGCACGAATCAGAGCTATGTATCTCAAGGCGATTCTCAGACAGGACATTGCTTTTTTTGACAAGGAAATGAGCACTGGACAAGTTGTTGAGAGGATGTCTGGGGACACATTCCTCATTCAAGATGCCATTGGAGAAAAG GTTGGCAAGATCATACAGCTCCTTTCTACCTTTTTTGGAGGCTTCGTTGTTGCATTTGTGAGAGGATGGCTCTTGACACTTGTTATGCTCTCAAGCATCCCTCCAGTAGCCGTGGCTGGTGCTATTGTGTTAAGGATGATGACAACGTTGTCCACTAAAATGCAAGCAAAATATGGTGATGCTGGAGACATTGTTGAGCAAACTATTGGGACCATTCGAACG GTTGTCTCATTCAATGGTGAGAAGCAAGCTATAACAACATATAACAAGTTCATAAGAAAAGCATATGAGTCTGCTCGTCGAGAAGGTGCTGTCAGTGGCCTTGGAGTGGGTTCAATAATGGCAATCTTGTTTTGCAGCTATGGGTTGGCAGTTTGGTATGGATCTAAATTGATAGTCGACCGAGGATATAATGGTGGCATAGTTATTACTATTATAATGTCCGTCATGGTTGGCGCAAT GTCCTTAGGTCAGGCAGCACCATCAATAACAGCTTTTGCACAAGGTCAAGGAGCAGCATATAGAATGTTCAAGACAATTGAAAGACAACCATGTATTGATGTATATAACACCACAGGTATCATATTGGAAGACATCAAGGGTGATGTTGAACTGAAGGATGTCTACTTCAGCTATCCTACCAGGCCTGAACATTTGGTATTTGATGGATTCTCCTTACGGGTACCAAGTGGAACTACAATGGCACTAGTTGGAGTGAGCGGTAGTGGAAAGTCAACTGTGGTCAGTTTGGTGGAGAGATTCTATGATCCACAGTCTGGGGAAGTCTTGATAGATGGAGTTGACATTAGAAGAATGACTCTTGGGTGGATAAGAGGAAAAATCGGTCTCGTCAGCCAAGAACCAGTGTTGTTCTCGAGTACGATCAGGGAAAATATTTCCTATGGGAAGGATGGTCTTAATCTCGAAGAGATCAGAAGAGCAATCGAGCTTGCAAATGCAGCAAACTTCATTGATAAACTGCCAAAT GGTCTTGAGACAATGGTTGGGGAACGTGGGATTCAGCTGTCTGGAGGGCAGAAGCAAAGAATAGCAATTGCTAGAGCGATTATAAAAAACCCTAGGATATTGCTACTTGATGAAGCAACCAGCGCGCTGGATATGGAATCTGAGAGGATAGTTCAAGAAGCTTTGGATAGGGTAATGTTAGAAAGGACTACAATTATTGTTGCGCATCGCCTAAGCACAGTAAAGAACGCTGATGTCATATCCGTCCTACAACACGGGAAGATTGTGGAACAAG GTTCACATGTACAACTGGTGAACAAACCTGAAGGTGCATACTCTCAGCTGATTCATCTGCAAGAGACTCTGCAGGTAGCAGAAGCCCCTAACGTCGATCCTGATGCAATAATGGAAAACAGTTTTGGCTCTAGGTCGTTCACAAGGAAACCAAGAAGCCAAGGCAGCTCCTTTAGGAGATCAAACAGTAAAGGCTCCTCTTTTGGGCACAGTGGTACACATCCTTACCCTGCTCCATGTGATCCCATGGAATTCAACAATGATCAAGACCTAGAGGAGAGTACAGATAAAATATCTAGTGACAGGAAGAAAGCTCCAATCGGCCGACTCTTTTATCTGAACAAACCAGAGGCTCTTGTTCTTGCTCTTGGTTCGATTGCTGCTGCAATGCATGGGGCCATTTTGCCTGTATATGGCATATTGATTTCAAGTGCAATAAAGACGTTTTATGAGCCGCCAGCGGAACTACTCAAGGACTCGAGGTTCTGGGCAAGCATGTTTGCCATGCTGGGTGCTTGTGCACTTGTTCTGATTCCAATAGAGTACTTCTTGTTTGGATTAGCAGGTGGGAAGCTTGTGGAGCGCATACGGTCGCTGACATTCCGAAGTGTCATGCACCAGGACATCAACTGGTTTGATAAACCTGAACACTCTAG TGGAGCAATAGGTGCAAGGCTATCGACTGATGCTCTGAACGTGAAGCGGCTTGTTGGAGAAAATTTAGCACTTAATGTCCAGACTATATCGACCATCATAGTAGGTTTCACAATAGCTATGGTGGCAAACTGGAAGCTGGCATTGATTATCACAGTGGTGGTTCCATTGGTGGGTTTCCAAGCCTATGCTCAAATGAAGTTCCTGAAAGGTCTCAATAAAAACGCAAAG TTAAAGTACGAGGAAGCAAGTCAAGTAGCAACCGACGCCGTTGGAGGAATCAGAACTGTGGCGTCATTTTGCGCAGAGCAGAAGGTGATGGATGCCTATGAAAAGAAATGTGAATCTCCAACAAGGCAGGGAGTGAGGGAAGGTGTTGTTGGTGGCTTGGGATTTGGGTTTTCATTCCTTGTGTTCTACCTTACTTATGCTCTCTGCTTCTACGTCGGTGCAAAGTTTGTTCGTGAAGGAACAGCAACATTTCCTGAAGTGTTTCGG GTCTTCTTCGTATTAGTTTTGGCGGCTACTGGGATCTCACGAACAAGCGCAGTAGGTGCAGATAGCACCAAGGCTAGTGAATCGGCCATCTCTGTGTTCGAAATTCTTGACCGTAAGTCCAAGATAGATTCCAGCAGCGAGGAAGGCATGGTGGTTGCAAATCTCAGGGGTGACATTGAGTTCCAGAATGTGTGCTTCAGTTACCCCTTACGCCCAAATGTTCAAATATTCACTGATCTGTCCTTGAGCATTCCTTCTGGAAAG ACGGCTGCCCTTGTTGGAGAGAGTGGAAGTGGCAAGTCCACTGCCATTGCGCTGCTCGAGAGGTTCTACGACCCGAGTTCAGGCAGGATCCTTTTGGACGGCGTGGAGCTTCCGACCCTCAAAGTCAGCTGGCTTCGGCTGCAGATCGGTCTCGTGGCGCAGGAGCCGGTGCTGTTCAACGACACCATCCGCGCCAACATAGCCTACGGGAAGCAAGGGGAGGCTTCCGAGGAAGAGAtcgtcgccgccgccgaagcGGCCAATGCACACCAGTTCATCTCTGGGCTGCCTGACGGGTACAACACCGTCGTTGGCGAGAGGGGGATCCAGCTGTCCGGCGGGCAGAAGCAGCGGGTGGCCATCGCGAGGGCCGTTGTCAAGGACCCCAAGGTGCTCCTGCTGGACGAGGCGACGAGCGCTCTGGACGCGGAGTCAGAGCGCGTGGTGCAGGAGGCGCTGGACCGGGTGATGGTTGGGAGGACGACCGTGGTGGTGGCGCATCGCCTGTCGACTGTGAGAGGCGCCGACATTATCAGCGTGGTGAAAAACGGGATGATAGTGGAGAAAGGAAGGCATGAGGAACTGATGCGGATCAAGGATGGAACCTACGCTTCCCTTGTCGAGCTTAGCTCCACTTCAAGATAA